Proteins encoded together in one Carya illinoinensis cultivar Pawnee chromosome 3, C.illinoinensisPawnee_v1, whole genome shotgun sequence window:
- the LOC122305799 gene encoding exopolygalacturonase-like → MDTCLNIGVIMLLLLLPSTVNAQYSVIDVTKYGAKSNGDLSQALTKAWNDACAAGKPTRVFVPKATYYLGALTLKGPCKGPVELQVQGTIKAPADPRKLKDTWFVIQSVDRFILSGSGTFDGQGNLAWKQNNCKKTSNCGLFATSLRFNYVTNSQIRDITSLNSKSFHMFLFGCKNVQIQQVTITAPGNSLNTDGIHIGRSSGINIAGANIGTGDDCVSIGDGTQDTTITKVNCGPGHGISIGSLGKYPNEQPVRGIKVIGCTISNAMNGVRIKTWPASPSPNTADNLYFENIAINNVDNPIIIDQVYCPLGTNCKAQLPSKVKISNVIFKNIRGSSTLPVAVKLSCSKSMPCQNVHLENINLSYKGSGKAKSMCQNVKPSFSGTQNPPACRA, encoded by the exons atggATACGTGTTTGAATATTGGTGTAATCATGTTGCTGTTATTGTTGCCATCCACTGTCAATGCCCAATACAGTGTCATTGACGTCACAAAATATGGAGCAAAGTCTAATGGGGATCTCAGCCAG GCTTTGACAAAAGCTTGGAATGATGCATGCGCAGCAGGAAAACCAACCAGAGTTTTTGTTCCGAAAGCGACTTACTACTTAGGGGCACTGACTTTAAAAGGTCCTTGCAAAGGTCCTGTTGAACTTCAGGTTCAGGGCACCATAAAGGCACCAGCAGACCCCAGGAAGTTGAAGGATACTTGGTTCGTTATTCAAAGTGTCGATCGCTTCATTTTGTCAGGCAGTGGGACTTTCGATGGGCAAGGAAATTTGGCTTGGAAGCAAAATAATTGCAAGAAAACTTCCAACTGCGGACTATTTGCCACT AGCTTAAGGTTCAACTACGTCACAAACTCACAAATCCGGGACATTACATCCCTGAACAGCAAATCTTTTCACATGTTCTTGTTCGGTTGCAAAAACGTCCAGATCCAACAAGTTACCATCACTGCACCTGGGAACAGCCTCAACACCGATGGAATCCACATCGGACGTTCTTCTGGGATCAACATTGCCGGTGCAAATATTGGAACAGGTGATGATTGTGTCTCCATTGGCGATGGAACCCAAGACACTACTATCACCAAAGTAAATTGTGGACCTGGCCATGGCATCAGCATTGGAAGTCTTGGAAAATACCCCAACGAGCAACCTGTGAGGGGAATCAAAGTCATCGGTTGCACCATTAGCAACGCAATGAATGGCGTAAGGATCAAAACATGGCCCGCTAGCCCTAGTCCCAACACTGCAGACAATTTGTATTTCGAAAATATTGCCATAAATAATGTCGATAATCCTATCATCATAGATCAAGTATACTGTCCATTAGGCACGAATTGCAAAGCTCAG CTTCCCTCTAAAGTAAAGATCAGCAATGTTATCTTCAAAAACATTCGTGGCAGTTCCACCTTGCCAGTGGCTGTCAAGCTTTCTTGTAGCAAGAGCATGCCATGTCAGAATGTGCACCTTGAGAACATCAACCTTTCATACAAGGGATCGGGAAAGGCTAAATCGATGTGTCAGAATGTCAAGCCCTCGTTTTCTGGCACGCAGAACCCTCCTGCTTGTAGAGCTTAA